In a single window of the Zea mays cultivar B73 chromosome 5, Zm-B73-REFERENCE-NAM-5.0, whole genome shotgun sequence genome:
- the LOC100382933 gene encoding uncharacterized protein LOC100382933 precursor, translating into MLRCAVGLASILFQVPGSGSPVVPTPPPRLLRASRVRDEFPSSIEISAMDDFSMISDHSMLLQGHGMLGAEGCLGTRGSSGVLPTGGRRTVPVPALQLQDDRNNKGEDMFFSDWPELASFDDLEASLRNFDPTFEIGSSYFDDMLWPSNCSPGAQLARNGYSDDIDFSIDQKDSNSTPKVNTTKTKQQSRRNGASGGSSGTASNHEAHASSSSGLSDAELFLHPFDDTTALASQTWEEDLQAILCSIPETRAVVPAASTAMCADGSSTCCSGPDIVAAHHVPRSATATTKDAAFSGSPDTILEEMAENPLDMYFPPLPTTSGQSGTMMMSDTTWAPEHRFREEFAGSCALGCAELRFCSEDVASAGVFHKQPGSATAVVLDAVPVKDLSFQKLQHGMNQLDLATRGRIRDSLYRLANRLEQTHCVARTSGRMGSNRFESDGWGETQTTSPMDRLVAQLLLQKPSRRKTTPPHRVT; encoded by the exons atgcttcgctgtgccgTCGGGCTCGCAAGCATTCTCTTTCAGGTTCCAGGCTCTGGGTCGCCGGTTGTGCCGACTCCGCCCCCGCGACTGCTGCGAGCATCGCGAGTTCGAGACGAG TTTCCTTCAAGCATAGAGATCAGCGCGATGGATGACTTCTCTATGATCAGTGACCACAGCATGCTACTCCAAGGCCACGGCATGCTCGGTGCCGAAGGATGCCTTGGTACCCGAGGTTCTTCAGGCGTTCTTCCGACTGGAGGCCGCAGGACCGTCCCAGTCCCAGCGCTCCAACTCCAAGATGACCGCAACAACAAGGGGGAAGACATGTTCTTCTCCGACTGGCCTGAGCTGGCCAGCTTCGACGATCTCGAGGCTAGCCTGAG AAATTTCGATCCTACGTTTGAGATTGGGAGCAGTTATTTTGATGACATGCTATGGCCCTCAAATTGCTCACCGGGAGCTCAGCTAGCACGGAACGGCTACTCTGACGATATTGATTTCTCAATCGATCAAAAAGACAGCAACAGCACTCCGAAG GTAAATACGACAAAAACCAAGCAACAGTCCAGGAGAAACGGAGCTAGTGGTGGTAGCAGTGGTACAGCCTCGAACCACGAAGCACATGCCAGCTCCTCTTCCGGTCTTTCGGACGCCGAACTCTTCCTCCACCCGTTCGATGATACTACAGCACTAGCGAGCCAAACGTGGGAGGAGGACCTACAGGCCATTCTTTGTTCGATTCCGGAAACGCGAGCAGTCGTCCCAGCGGCGTCAACCGCCATGTGCGCCGATGGCTCGTCCACCTGTTGCTCGGGGCCAGACATCGTTGCCGCTCACCACGTTCCTCGCTCGGCGACGGCGACGACTAAAGACGCCGCCTTTAGTGGGTCTCCGGACACGATCCTGGAGGAGATGGCTGAGAACCCGCTGGACATGTACTTCCCTCCACTGCCAACAACATCCGGACAGTCCGGAACGATGATGATGAGCGACACCACTTGGGCGCCGGAACATCGGTTCCGAGAAGAGTTCGCGGGCAGCTGCGCTCTGGGGTGCGCGGAGCTACGGTTCTGCTCGGAGGACGTGGCCTCCGCAGGAGTATTTCATAAGCAGCCTGGCTCGGCGACGGCGGTCGTCCTGGATGCCGTGCCAGTGAAGGATCTTTCGTTTCAGAAGCTTCAGCATGGCATGAACCAG CTTGATCTGGCCACCAGAGGACGCATACGGGATTCCCTGTACCGGTTGGCCAACAGGCTTGAACAAACGCATTGCGTTGCCAGAACAAGCGGAAGAATGGGTTCAAATAG GTTCGAATCGGACGGGTGGGGCGAAACGCAGACGACGAGCCCCATGGATCGGTTAGTCGCGCAGCTCCTTCTGCAGAAACCCTCTCGCCGGAAGACTACCCCGCCGCACCGCGTGACGTAG